Proteins found in one Gigantopelta aegis isolate Gae_Host chromosome 12, Gae_host_genome, whole genome shotgun sequence genomic segment:
- the LOC121386014 gene encoding jerky protein homolog-like, giving the protein MPYDQKNLDDAVTAVRTRLMGYKKASKVFGVPKTTIIDHVCGRYASGSRLGRPPVLPPKIEEALVKKVIEAANKGFGISKKQLLLKVFRLCTSLKIKTPFKNGCPGDDWWQGFKMCHPELVLRKPEKLTTSPARMLNRPVVEKYFDELSTVMNTLDITKKPHLIWNLDETGKQFEHTPVHICSAKGKRNVTSRVSNSRENITVLACVNACGQAMPPMCVCKGKTETSLRPFATLDAPEGTFWTYQERAWMCDVIGEEWFREVFLKHCGPEQPQLLILDTHSSHEPAVYLYQVIGHSFQSECIPTPCDSLTLSIKAN; this is encoded by the exons ATGCCATACGATCAAAAGAATTTGGATGATGCAGTGACCGCGGTGCGAACCCGGTTGATGGGATATAAAAAAGCAAGCAAAGTGTTTGGAGTCCCTAAAACAACTATCATCGACCACGTTTGCGGCCGATATGCAAGTGGTTCGAGGCTTGGAAGACCGCCTGTTCTGCCACCAAAGATTGAAGAAGCTCTGGTAAAGAAGGTCATAGAAGCTGCCAACAAAGGTTTCGGCATCAGCAAAAAACAACTGCTGCTTAAAGTGTTCCGCCTTTGTACATCTTTGAAAATTAAGACCCCTTTTAAAAATGGTTGCCCCGGGGATGATTGGTGGCAgggttttaaaatgtgccacCCAGAGCTTGTACTTAGAAAGCCCGAGAAGTTGACAACTTCTCCTGCTAGAATGCTTAACCGCCCTgttgttgaaaaatattttgatgagcTAAGTACTGTCATGAATACTCTTGACATTACAAAAAAGCCCCATCTCATTTGGAATTTAGATGAGACTGGAAAACAGTTCGAGCACACCCCAGTACACATATGTTCAGCAAAAGGGAAACGTAATGTAACGAGCAGGGTTTCAAACTCTAGGGAGAATATTACTGTGTTAGCATGCGTAAATGCATGTGGTCAGGCAATGCCTCCCATGTGTGTTTGCAAGGGGAAAACCGAAACATCACTCCGTCCTTTTGCCACTCTTGATGCTCCAGAGGGGACTTTTTGGACTTATCAAGAGAGGGCGTGGATGTGTGATGTCATTGGGGAGGAATGGTTCCGGGAAGTATTTCTCAAGCACTGTGGCCCTGAGCAGCCACAGCTCTTGATCCTTGACACCCATAGTTCCCATGAG CCTGCAGTGTACCtgtatcaggtcataggtcattcttttcaatcagaatgtatccCTACACCCTGTGACAGCCTCACTTTGAGTATTAAGGCTAACTGA
- the LOC121386780 gene encoding uncharacterized protein LOC121386780 → MNGDSRSSAGVDSALKLLDPMWKVQQLADPIHLGQSQFRKCYKANFSPDMFTGSTREQKREAQKVFSQDMKARCSLIIKELMKLHTGNIGVLKRNLPKVMQSTLSCYSGDCSKCSRYSVVCSGGITNNWWHRSMFLGTHRITKNVNYSRTMTGRAASTIHRLNNAPGTSMIEKCKYCGIELSARVRRSLRQMDKESDYQKRYQNNPQVVKRHSQRADNSCDHSYSK, encoded by the exons ATGAATGGAGATTCCAGATCATCTGCTGGAGTTGATAGTGCTTTGAAACTTCTAGATCCAATGTGGAAAGTGCAGCAGCTAGCTGATCCAATCCACTTAGGTCAGAGTCAGTTTCGTAAGTGTTACAAAGCTAACTTCAGTCCCGACATGTTTACTGGGTCCACCCGTGAACAAAAGCGtgaagcacagaaggtattcagcCAGGATATGAAAGCAAGGTGCAGTTTAATTATTAAAGAACTGATGAAACTACACACTGGTAATATCGGTGTACTGAAACGAAACTTACCAAAGGTCATGCAATCAACACTTTCGTGCTACAGTGGTGACTGTTCAAAGTGTTCGCGGTACTCGgtcgtctgcagtggaggaataacgaacaactggtggcaccgatccatgttcctgggtacacacagaatca CTAAGAATGTGAACTATTCACGAACGATGACTGGGAGAGCTGCATCCACCATCCACAGGCTGAACAACGCCCCAGGAACATCGATGATAGAAAAGTGCAAGTACTGTGGCATCGAACTGTCAGCTCGGGTGAGGCGTTCACTGCGTCAGATGGACAAAGAGTCGgactatcaaaaaagatatcaaaacaatccacaggTGGTTAAAAGGCACAGTCAAAGAGCAGACAACTCCTGTGACCAcagttattcaaagtaa